A window of the Dyadobacter pollutisoli genome harbors these coding sequences:
- a CDS encoding YifB family Mg chelatase-like AAA ATPase, which yields MLAKTYGSAVFGVDATVITVEVNVGQGLGFYMVGLADSAVKESQQRVEASLKYFGYKMPRQKLVVNLAPADIRKEGSAYDLPIALCTLLSSEQITPERNLEDYIIMGELSLDGILRPIKGVLPIAIEARKRGFKGFVLPAENAHEAAIVNNMDVIPVETLTEAIAFFEGKLAIEPLTIDTRDIFFTSQNEYDADFEHVQGQENIKRALEITAAGGHNAIMIGPPGSGKTMLAKRIPSILPPLSLPEALETTKIHSVAGKLGKKATLVSRRPFRSPHHSISDVALVGGGSFPQPGEISLAHNGVLFLDELPEFKRSVLEVMRQPLEERKVAISRAKMTVEFPSNFMLIASMNPCPCGYYNHPEKNCVCGPGVVQKYLNKISGPLLDRIDLHVEVTPVSFDQIASTRKSESSEQIRERVIQARKRQTERFKDKKEIYSNAMMTPEMVKEICVIEDVGKALLRKAMERLGLSARAYDRILKVSRTIADLAGSDDIKVEHLAEAIQYRSLDRENWAG from the coding sequence ATGTTAGCTAAAACTTACGGAAGTGCCGTCTTCGGCGTGGATGCCACTGTGATTACCGTTGAAGTAAATGTCGGCCAGGGACTTGGTTTTTACATGGTTGGCCTTGCCGACAGTGCGGTCAAAGAAAGCCAGCAACGGGTAGAAGCCTCCCTCAAATACTTCGGATACAAAATGCCCCGCCAAAAGCTGGTCGTCAACCTGGCGCCAGCTGATATCCGCAAAGAAGGCTCCGCCTACGACCTACCCATTGCGCTTTGTACGCTGCTTTCCTCCGAACAAATTACCCCTGAACGTAATCTTGAAGACTACATAATCATGGGCGAGCTGTCGCTGGACGGTATTCTCAGGCCGATTAAAGGCGTACTGCCCATTGCGATCGAAGCGCGAAAGCGCGGATTCAAGGGCTTTGTTTTACCTGCCGAAAACGCACATGAGGCTGCTATTGTCAACAACATGGATGTAATACCGGTAGAAACGCTCACCGAAGCCATTGCTTTTTTTGAAGGAAAGCTGGCCATTGAGCCTTTGACGATCGATACTCGTGATATATTTTTCACCTCCCAAAATGAGTATGACGCTGATTTTGAACACGTCCAGGGGCAGGAAAACATCAAGCGTGCGCTGGAAATAACCGCTGCCGGTGGGCACAATGCGATCATGATCGGTCCGCCGGGTTCTGGAAAAACGATGCTGGCCAAGCGCATTCCTAGCATACTTCCGCCGCTGAGCCTGCCCGAAGCATTGGAGACGACCAAAATCCATTCGGTAGCAGGGAAGTTAGGCAAGAAGGCCACGCTGGTTTCAAGACGACCATTTCGCTCTCCGCATCATTCCATCAGTGATGTTGCTTTGGTGGGGGGAGGCAGCTTTCCGCAACCGGGAGAAATCTCCCTGGCTCATAATGGCGTACTTTTTCTTGACGAGCTTCCTGAATTCAAAAGATCGGTATTGGAAGTAATGCGCCAACCATTGGAGGAACGAAAAGTGGCCATTTCCAGGGCAAAAATGACGGTCGAATTTCCATCCAATTTCATGCTGATTGCGAGTATGAACCCTTGCCCATGTGGCTATTATAATCATCCCGAGAAAAACTGTGTCTGCGGACCGGGTGTTGTTCAAAAATACCTCAACAAAATCAGCGGACCACTACTGGATCGCATTGATCTTCACGTCGAGGTGACGCCTGTTTCATTTGACCAGATCGCTTCAACACGAAAGTCTGAAAGCAGCGAACAGATCCGCGAAAGGGTCATTCAGGCTAGAAAACGCCAGACGGAGCGGTTCAAAGACAAAAAAGAAATTTATTCCAATGCCATGATGACGCCTGAAATGGTGAAAGAGATCTGTGTGATTGAAGATGTCGGCAAGGCCCTGTTACGCAAAGCAATGGAACGACTCGGCCTTTCCGCGCGTGCTTACGACCGCATTTTAAAAGTTTCAAGAACCATCGCCGACCTGGCAGGAAGTGATGATATTAAAGTTGAGCACCTGGCGGAAGCTATTCAATATCGTAGTCTCGATCGGGAGAATTGGGCTGGGTAA
- a CDS encoding FtsX-like permease family protein, which translates to MFKNYFKVALRNLWRNRTTSLVSIAGLSVGLASGIVIFLLVGYLFSFNRYHSKADRIHWIVTDIIGDQTQHTDVTPRPLGEVLRNEYPFVESAVRLNNLFGMVISIPDGIGGFAKKFEESRNICFTEPQFFEVFDTQWVEGKATDALKSPNSVVLSRDYAVKYFGQENVVGKILRFDNKTDVTVTGIIENPPANTQLRYDVLVSYSTLPALNKDPGMLNVWAEPSTMCWVALKKGNDLPKLINALAQTGKKYYAQEEAKMYGFHTIPLSEMFHTPGYGPAPRPILYALIAVGLFLVLAACVNFINLSTAQAIKRSKEVGVRKTMGSTRRQLIGQFMTETALLCLAAFALALIITQLNLPMLNNALSMLHANISVINLFHPNALFWFGGLIVGVIVLAGLYPAAVIARFNPIAALKGKLTTQKAGKVSVRKSLVVVQFFVNQLFIIGVIVMSAQVKYLKTADPGFKKDAILTVRIPPAGVNKQQTLRDQLAAIKGVEKLTLGAEPPMSQMQNNEPFVFDHRSEREKFPVRVRVGDMSFVPVFGLTIMAGRNFISNDSTRNEVLVNETMLKQLGIASHEAILGRSMKVLGQEKIIVGVVKDFNVDALSEGIPPAAIVNESRANTMAAIKISPAGVPQTLRDIENTWNKLFPESVYNAGFLDDQMESFYATENILLGLIQVFSVIAILIGCLGLYGLVTFMAESRSKEIGVRKVLGATKNQLLWIFGKEFTRLMLIGFVVAAPLGWFVMQNWLRGYAYKINLGWWVFALTAGLVALITLLTIAFQSVRAARMNPVKSLRTE; encoded by the coding sequence ATGTTCAAAAACTACTTCAAAGTTGCTCTTCGCAATCTCTGGCGAAACCGGACTACGAGTTTGGTCAGTATTGCGGGGTTATCTGTGGGTCTTGCGAGCGGAATTGTGATTTTTCTGTTGGTAGGTTACCTGTTCAGCTTTAACCGTTATCATTCCAAAGCAGACCGTATTCATTGGATAGTGACCGACATTATCGGCGACCAAACCCAGCATACCGATGTGACGCCGCGTCCGCTTGGTGAAGTACTTAGGAATGAATATCCGTTTGTCGAAAGTGCGGTGAGGCTTAACAATCTTTTCGGAATGGTCATCAGCATTCCGGACGGTATAGGGGGCTTTGCTAAAAAATTCGAGGAATCACGAAACATTTGCTTTACGGAGCCTCAATTTTTCGAGGTTTTTGACACACAATGGGTGGAAGGAAAAGCCACTGATGCATTGAAAAGCCCCAATTCAGTCGTGCTCTCCCGCGACTATGCGGTGAAGTATTTCGGACAGGAAAACGTAGTGGGCAAGATCCTTCGTTTTGACAATAAAACGGACGTTACCGTGACGGGTATCATTGAAAACCCTCCTGCCAATACCCAGCTTCGCTACGATGTTCTGGTGTCTTACAGCACATTGCCTGCACTAAACAAAGATCCTGGCATGCTGAATGTGTGGGCAGAGCCATCTACGATGTGCTGGGTAGCTTTGAAAAAAGGCAATGATTTGCCCAAATTGATCAATGCATTGGCTCAAACGGGGAAGAAATATTACGCACAGGAAGAGGCAAAAATGTATGGTTTCCATACGATTCCGTTAAGCGAAATGTTCCATACACCCGGCTACGGACCCGCCCCCCGCCCAATCCTGTATGCGCTGATCGCGGTTGGCTTATTTTTGGTTCTGGCTGCTTGTGTGAATTTTATCAACCTCTCCACAGCACAGGCGATCAAACGATCGAAAGAAGTGGGTGTTCGCAAGACAATGGGCAGTACGCGACGCCAGCTGATCGGCCAGTTTATGACCGAAACGGCTTTGCTTTGTTTAGCCGCGTTCGCATTGGCTTTGATCATTACACAGCTCAATTTACCGATGCTGAACAATGCATTGTCGATGCTTCATGCCAATATTTCCGTTATTAATCTTTTTCATCCCAATGCATTGTTCTGGTTTGGAGGGCTGATAGTGGGAGTGATTGTATTGGCAGGATTATACCCGGCAGCCGTGATTGCACGTTTCAATCCGATAGCTGCATTGAAAGGGAAGCTGACTACGCAAAAGGCTGGCAAAGTATCGGTCCGCAAAAGTCTGGTAGTGGTTCAATTCTTTGTCAACCAGCTTTTTATCATTGGGGTTATTGTCATGTCCGCCCAGGTGAAATACTTGAAAACGGCTGATCCAGGCTTTAAAAAAGATGCCATACTAACCGTTCGCATTCCTCCTGCCGGAGTTAATAAACAGCAAACTTTACGCGACCAGCTGGCGGCAATAAAAGGTGTTGAAAAGCTCACATTAGGTGCAGAGCCACCAATGTCGCAGATGCAGAATAATGAACCGTTTGTGTTTGATCATCGCTCCGAAAGAGAGAAGTTTCCGGTGCGCGTAAGAGTAGGCGACATGAGTTTCGTGCCGGTTTTTGGATTGACAATAATGGCCGGTCGTAATTTCATTTCCAATGATTCAACGCGGAATGAGGTGCTTGTGAACGAGACAATGCTTAAGCAATTGGGCATAGCCAGTCACGAGGCAATTCTTGGGAGGAGTATGAAGGTTTTGGGGCAGGAGAAAATTATTGTAGGTGTCGTCAAGGATTTCAATGTAGATGCGCTGAGTGAAGGTATTCCGCCCGCCGCGATCGTTAATGAAAGCAGGGCAAATACAATGGCCGCCATTAAAATCAGTCCTGCTGGCGTGCCTCAAACTCTTAGGGACATTGAAAATACATGGAACAAGCTTTTTCCGGAAAGTGTCTACAACGCCGGTTTTTTGGACGATCAGATGGAGTCGTTTTATGCGACTGAAAACATTCTGCTGGGCCTAATCCAGGTATTTTCTGTCATTGCTATTCTCATTGGCTGCCTTGGATTGTACGGGTTGGTCACCTTCATGGCCGAGTCGAGATCAAAGGAAATAGGGGTCAGGAAAGTGCTAGGGGCGACGAAAAATCAGTTACTATGGATTTTTGGAAAGGAATTTACAAGGTTAATGCTGATAGGATTTGTAGTGGCCGCTCCATTGGGCTGGTTTGTGATGCAAAACTGGCTGCGGGGATACGCTTATAAAATCAATCTGGGCTGGTGGGTTTTTGCATTAACAGCCGGACTGGTAGCATTGATCACGTTATTGACCATTGCATTTCAATCGGTAAGAGCTGCCCGTATGAATCCTGTGAAAAGTTTGCGGACGGAGTAA
- a CDS encoding TIGR01459 family HAD-type hydrolase: protein MILDNFKSVISKYDVIFFDAFGVLKTYNGLIPGIENTFAYLRETQKDFYVVTNDASRSPEQLAESYVKLGINDVTPDRIISSGMLAREYLDLKVRKGIVAYLGTDNSAHYIETSDIKTLSIRELDLNAVSDVNALVFLDDEGFDWNTDLTKTLNLLRKRNIPVIVANTDKTYPASKSRLSIAVGALAKMIEDTIGRQFIRFGKPDPQMFIFAYQHIKNYPNVDKRDILMVGDTLHTDILGGNKFGLDTALVLTGNTQAEDAEVRIRATGIIPTYICVSAVVE, encoded by the coding sequence ATGATCCTCGACAATTTTAAATCAGTAATATCCAAGTACGATGTTATTTTCTTCGACGCTTTCGGTGTTCTGAAAACCTATAATGGCCTCATACCGGGAATAGAGAACACTTTTGCGTATCTGAGAGAGACCCAAAAGGATTTCTATGTCGTGACCAATGACGCTTCCAGGAGCCCGGAGCAACTGGCCGAAAGCTACGTAAAACTGGGTATTAATGATGTAACGCCCGACCGCATTATTTCTTCCGGTATGCTTGCCAGGGAGTACCTGGACCTCAAAGTGAGGAAAGGGATCGTGGCATATCTTGGAACAGATAATTCGGCACATTACATTGAAACATCAGATATAAAAACACTGTCAATCAGAGAGTTGGATCTTAATGCCGTAAGCGACGTGAATGCCCTAGTATTTCTCGACGACGAAGGTTTTGACTGGAATACGGATTTGACAAAAACGCTTAACCTGCTTCGTAAACGTAATATTCCGGTGATTGTCGCCAATACCGATAAAACCTACCCTGCTTCCAAGAGCCGTTTATCGATCGCCGTTGGTGCATTGGCCAAAATGATCGAAGATACGATCGGCCGACAGTTTATCCGCTTCGGAAAGCCTGATCCTCAGATGTTTATATTTGCTTACCAGCACATTAAAAATTATCCCAATGTCGATAAAAGGGACATTCTGATGGTGGGCGACACACTGCATACCGACATTTTAGGCGGGAATAAATTCGGGCTGGATACTGCCCTGGTTTTGACTGGGAATACACAGGCGGAAGACGCGGAAGTGCGGATCAGGGCTACCGGGATCATTCCTACTTACATTTGCGTGTCGGCGGTGGTGGAGTAG
- a CDS encoding Uma2 family endonuclease, translating to MGRRIFSKILDRPDAYLIVQAVQAALDKEKEIRSKFYDDITEDDKAEFINGEVVMHSPVMLRHNLATGLLLNLLNIYVAREQLGFVGFEKLMISLTRNDYEPDICFFRQEKSTQFTDEQMLFPAPDLIIEILSSSTEVRDRGVKFKDYQAHKIEEYWIVDPKDKTIEQYHLFGEEHQLILKSAVGNVKSFVVEGFQIPIAAIFDVSENLKALQNI from the coding sequence ATGGGCCGCCGCATTTTTTCTAAAATTTTGGACAGACCGGATGCTTACTTGATTGTACAGGCTGTTCAAGCCGCGTTGGATAAAGAGAAGGAAATTCGGTCGAAATTTTACGACGATATTACCGAAGACGACAAGGCTGAATTTATCAATGGTGAAGTCGTAATGCATTCACCAGTGATGTTACGACATAATTTGGCAACCGGATTATTACTTAACCTTTTAAATATATATGTTGCCAGAGAGCAACTAGGTTTTGTAGGATTTGAAAAGCTTATGATTTCGCTGACACGCAATGATTATGAGCCAGACATTTGCTTTTTTCGTCAGGAAAAATCGACGCAATTCACGGACGAACAAATGCTGTTTCCAGCACCTGATCTCATCATTGAAATACTTTCCAGCTCAACAGAAGTCCGCGACCGTGGCGTGAAGTTTAAAGATTATCAGGCTCATAAAATCGAAGAATATTGGATTGTTGATCCGAAAGACAAGACAATCGAACAATACCATCTATTCGGAGAAGAACATCAGCTGATCCTTAAGTCTGCTGTCGGCAATGTAAAGAGCTTTGTAGTGGAGGGCTTTCAAATTCCCATTGCAGCTATTTTTGACGTTTCTGAAAATTTGAAAGCACTTCAAAATATTTAG
- a CDS encoding N-acetylmuramoyl-L-alanine amidase family protein codes for MKKLFVLLFFLLALQGTAQKMAKTLTGKTICIDPGHGGTALTDSYRVGPSGEREEWINLRVGLMLQKMLEEKGAKVLITRTEDKVVSLPDRAKLAVENKADLFVSIHHNATADSSVNFPIIYFHGNASENVASVDFGRKLAAGLLKHLHQPNAPVSLVSDFTIFAEAGASVLRNTYGIPGVLAEASFFTNAAEEQKLKNEAHNRQEALAYTEAIEAFFSKPVEKIAAKNSIVPVIPPFKVFQEAERMTPIAKRWKQDFAEAQTLFSKKDTASLSQAYDLFTRSVRSFPDSYVAAECHTNRAAILKMRGQSKEAEQEAQRAREYYVVFPKK; via the coding sequence ATGAAAAAACTGTTTGTACTTCTCTTTTTCCTGCTAGCCCTTCAAGGGACAGCCCAAAAAATGGCTAAAACTTTGACCGGTAAGACCATTTGTATTGATCCCGGACATGGAGGTACGGCGCTGACAGACAGTTATAGAGTAGGACCTTCCGGCGAACGTGAAGAATGGATTAATTTGCGGGTAGGGCTGATGCTTCAAAAAATGCTGGAAGAAAAAGGAGCCAAAGTGTTGATTACCAGGACTGAGGATAAAGTTGTGTCTCTGCCTGACCGGGCCAAACTCGCTGTTGAAAACAAGGCAGACCTGTTTGTTTCGATCCATCATAATGCGACGGCGGACTCGTCGGTTAATTTTCCGATCATTTATTTTCACGGGAATGCCTCCGAGAATGTAGCCAGCGTCGATTTTGGAAGGAAACTGGCAGCGGGTTTATTAAAACATTTACATCAGCCTAATGCGCCGGTTTCGCTGGTATCCGACTTCACCATTTTTGCGGAGGCGGGTGCTTCCGTTTTGCGTAATACCTACGGCATTCCAGGTGTTCTGGCAGAAGCATCGTTTTTTACAAATGCGGCCGAAGAGCAAAAATTGAAAAACGAAGCACATAACCGCCAGGAAGCGCTAGCTTACACTGAGGCGATCGAAGCATTTTTCTCAAAGCCTGTTGAAAAAATCGCCGCTAAAAACAGCATTGTTCCCGTCATCCCTCCTTTCAAGGTATTTCAAGAAGCGGAACGCATGACGCCGATCGCCAAACGTTGGAAGCAAGACTTTGCAGAGGCACAAACATTGTTCTCAAAGAAGGATACGGCGTCGCTTTCGCAGGCATATGACCTTTTCACGCGTTCCGTGCGCTCATTTCCTGATTCTTATGTAGCTGCCGAATGTCACACGAACCGTGCTGCGATTTTGAAAATGCGAGGTCAATCAAAAGAGGCGGAACAGGAAGCGCAGCGGGCAAGAGAGTATTATGTTGTTTTTCCCAAAAAATAG